A single region of the Chryseobacterium sp. 6424 genome encodes:
- the purE gene encoding 5-(carboxyamino)imidazole ribonucleotide mutase: MVGIIMGSQSDLRIMVQAADFLKSMEIPYELTVVSAHRTPERMFDYAKTAHARGLSVIIAGAGGAAHLPGMVASCTTLPVIGVPILSSNSIDGWDSVLSILQMPSGIPVATVALNGATNAGILAAKIIGAGNREVAAKLQEYQDSLKEKVLGTVDEIKDSHPNQYDQDNL; encoded by the coding sequence ATGGTCGGAATCATCATGGGCAGCCAAAGCGATCTGAGAATAATGGTGCAGGCGGCAGACTTTTTAAAATCAATGGAAATTCCGTACGAACTTACCGTAGTTTCCGCCCACCGCACACCCGAAAGAATGTTCGATTATGCCAAAACAGCGCATGCCAGAGGGCTTAGCGTTATTATTGCAGGAGCTGGCGGTGCCGCACATCTGCCGGGTATGGTCGCCAGTTGTACTACTTTACCGGTGATCGGCGTGCCGATATTATCATCAAACTCGATTGATGGCTGGGATTCTGTTCTTTCAATTCTTCAGATGCCTTCGGGGATTCCGGTGGCTACAGTAGCCCTGAATGGTGCCACAAATGCCGGGATTCTTGCCGCAAAAATTATAGGGGCTGGTAATAGGGAAGTGGCAGCAAAACTTCAGGAATATCAAGATTCGCTGAAGGAAAAAGTTCTTGGTACTGTTGATGAAATTAAAGATAGCCATCCCAATCAGTATGATCAAGATAATTTATAA
- the tyrS gene encoding tyrosine--tRNA ligase, which translates to MNPFIEELKWRGLFADMMPGTDEQLNKEVTTAYIGFDPTADSLHIGSLIPIKVLAHFQQHGHKPIALVGGATGMIGDPSGKSTERNALDEETLNHYVACLKNQLSKFLKFDGSEANSAELVNNYDWMKEFSFLEFIRDIGKNITVNYMMAKESVKKRITGEGGAEGMSFTEFTYQLLQGYDFLHLYRAKNVKLQMGGSDQWGNITTGTELIRRKAQGEAFALTVPLITKADGSKFGKSESGENYWLDPKKTSPYKFYQFWVNATDEDAERFIKFYTFLSKEEIEILIAEHKTAPHERKLQKKLAEEVTVWVHNREEFEKAVKASEILFGRSTAEDLVNLDEATFLEVFEGVPQKDIAKSEVLESSVIDLISEKSGFLKSKGEARRELQSNSISINKEKVNDTFEIKESDLIDGKFLLLQKGKKNYFIVKAV; encoded by the coding sequence ATGAATCCCTTTATTGAAGAACTGAAATGGCGCGGCCTGTTTGCCGACATGATGCCCGGTACCGATGAACAACTGAATAAAGAAGTGACTACAGCGTATATCGGCTTCGATCCTACGGCAGATTCGCTTCATATCGGGAGTTTAATTCCAATCAAAGTTCTGGCGCATTTTCAGCAGCACGGTCACAAACCGATCGCGCTTGTAGGCGGCGCAACCGGCATGATCGGCGATCCATCGGGAAAATCAACGGAAAGAAACGCGCTGGATGAGGAAACACTCAATCATTACGTAGCTTGCCTAAAAAACCAGCTTTCTAAATTTCTTAAGTTCGACGGCAGTGAAGCCAACAGCGCTGAACTGGTGAACAATTATGATTGGATGAAGGAGTTTTCTTTCCTCGAATTCATCCGTGATATTGGCAAGAACATCACCGTGAATTACATGATGGCCAAAGAGTCGGTGAAGAAAAGAATCACCGGTGAAGGCGGCGCGGAGGGAATGAGTTTCACGGAATTTACTTACCAGTTGCTTCAGGGCTACGATTTCTTGCACCTGTACCGTGCGAAAAATGTGAAACTTCAGATGGGCGGCAGCGACCAATGGGGAAATATCACCACCGGAACAGAACTAATCCGCAGAAAGGCGCAGGGCGAAGCGTTCGCACTGACCGTACCGTTGATTACAAAAGCGGACGGCTCGAAATTCGGCAAATCTGAAAGCGGTGAAAATTACTGGCTCGACCCAAAGAAAACTTCACCTTATAAATTCTACCAGTTCTGGGTGAATGCGACGGATGAAGATGCGGAACGTTTCATAAAATTCTACACTTTTTTAAGTAAAGAAGAAATCGAAATTTTAATCGCCGAACACAAAACCGCGCCACACGAAAGAAAACTTCAAAAAAAACTGGCTGAAGAAGTGACCGTTTGGGTTCATAACCGTGAAGAATTTGAAAAAGCGGTGAAAGCTTCGGAAATTTTGTTCGGGCGTTCAACGGCGGAAGATCTGGTGAATTTGGATGAAGCTACTTTCCTCGAAGTTTTTGAGGGTGTACCGCAGAAAGATATCGCGAAAAGTGAAGTGCTGGAAAGCAGCGTGATTGATCTGATCTCAGAAAAATCCGGTTTCCTAAAGTCTAAAGGCGAGGCGAGACGTGAACTTCAGAGCAATTCGATCTCCATCAACAAGGAAAAAGTAAATGATACTTTTGAGATTAAGGAATCAGATCTCATTGACGGAAAATTTCTTTTACTGCAAAAAGGCAAGAAAAACTACTTCATCGTGAAGGCTGTTTAA
- a CDS encoding acyl-CoA desaturase, producing MAVIIFIIVLWYSGLFFQTFFLHRYAAHQTFKMSKFGEKLCYVLTWITQGSNYLSAYGYGVMHRMHHAYADTEKDPHSPKYDHNLFAMMWRTKSIYQQINQQKVKIEEKFTKNVPQWEAFDKFASSWGSRIGWAIAYTAFFYFFATAWWQWILLPVAYMMAPIHGVIINWFGHIYGYVNFKVSDTSKNLFRFDWLMMGEGYHNNHHKFGGRANFGGVRWHEIDVTYMIMLLLDKMKLIKLKPVPVVKREV from the coding sequence ATGGCAGTTATTATTTTCATCATCGTGCTCTGGTATTCAGGGCTATTTTTTCAGACTTTTTTCCTGCACCGTTACGCAGCGCACCAGACTTTCAAAATGTCGAAATTCGGCGAGAAACTATGTTATGTTCTGACTTGGATTACGCAGGGATCCAACTATCTTTCCGCTTACGGCTACGGCGTAATGCACCGCATGCACCATGCCTACGCCGATACGGAGAAAGATCCGCATTCCCCCAAATACGACCACAACTTGTTTGCGATGATGTGGCGTACCAAGTCTATTTACCAGCAAATTAACCAGCAGAAGGTAAAGATTGAGGAGAAATTCACCAAGAATGTTCCGCAGTGGGAGGCTTTCGATAAGTTCGCCAGTTCATGGGGTTCAAGAATTGGCTGGGCAATTGCCTACACCGCTTTCTTTTACTTTTTCGCAACCGCCTGGTGGCAGTGGATCCTGCTTCCGGTGGCGTACATGATGGCGCCAATTCACGGGGTAATCATCAATTGGTTCGGACATATTTACGGCTACGTGAATTTTAAAGTTTCAGATACTTCTAAAAATCTTTTCCGTTTCGATTGGCTGATGATGGGCGAAGGTTACCACAACAACCACCACAAATTCGGCGGACGTGCCAATTTCGGTGGCGTAAGATGGCACGAGATCGATGTTACGTATATGATTATGCTTCTGCTTGATAAAATGAAGCTCATTAAACTAAAACCCGTACCTGTGGTAAAAAGGGAAGTGTAA
- a CDS encoding alpha/beta hydrolase, producing MDLSYLVREPQHITPETPLLILLHGYGSNEEDLFSFVPTLPEDWLIVSFRAPLNSPYGGYSWYDIDLMNVENRVDVPQAKESLDGLLDNIMKITNQYGLTENDTHLIGFSQGGIMSYALALQNPELFRKVACLSAYPEEKIMPNMVKDKKKLEHLRFFISHGTDDATVPLEWGRKAAELLYDLSCYFTFREYMNGHGVNQKNYMDLMDFLRK from the coding sequence ATGGATTTATCTTATCTGGTTCGTGAACCGCAACACATCACGCCCGAAACGCCACTGCTGATTTTACTTCACGGTTACGGGAGCAATGAAGAAGATTTGTTTTCGTTTGTTCCTACCCTGCCCGAGGATTGGCTGATTGTGAGTTTCCGGGCACCACTGAACTCGCCGTACGGCGGCTACTCTTGGTACGATATCGATCTGATGAATGTTGAAAATCGTGTAGATGTGCCGCAGGCAAAAGAATCGCTGGATGGGCTTCTAGATAATATCATGAAAATCACCAACCAGTATGGACTTACCGAAAACGACACGCATCTCATCGGTTTCTCTCAGGGTGGAATCATGTCTTACGCGCTGGCTCTGCAAAACCCTGAACTTTTCCGTAAAGTTGCCTGTCTAAGCGCTTATCCTGAAGAAAAAATAATGCCTAATATGGTGAAGGATAAAAAGAAACTGGAGCATCTTCGCTTCTTTATTTCCCATGGCACTGATGACGCGACTGTGCCGCTCGAATGGGGCAGAAAAGCCGCTGAACTGCTGTACGATTTAAGTTGCTATTTCACTTTCCGTGAATACATGAATGGACATGGCGTCAACCAGAAAAATTATATGGATCTGATGGATTTCCTCAGAAAATAG